AGACAAAACCTTTTCCAAGATGCCCTTTAGCCAGGAACCCgattttctaattttgaatctaaccaaaaaaagaattttctacCGTTACATCTGCTTGGGGTCATCTTCAATTCCAAAACTCTTTAGTGCTTTCAGCTTTCTATAACCCTTATCAGTACCAAATATCCTGAAAGAATGTACAAAAGGATCGTCAGAGCATAGTTCCACGCATTATTATCTTAATGCCCCTtccatttttataaaaataccaataaagaaatgatttcctgttttcagaaattttattactatgtCAAACAAAGCTTGATCTTCAAACTTTAATTCAGACAGTCTGATTGTTGGACAGGTAATGCCTTTAAGCAACTTTTaccaaagagaaaagaaaattcacaATAAGAAACATctaccaaagaaaagaaaaaatggaaaagcaAGCAAGATATGGAGAATAAGTATGTGACAATAAAAAGCATCAGATTCTTGGCAAGGTAATGTATCTAAAACAAAGGGTAGGCAGCTGTGAAAGACATTCTTATTGAGGAGACCAAAGACAtcataataaaatctaataacAAGTATCTTTCTATATACCTCATCAAGTACAACCAGAACTTTAACTAAATTGATGAGTTTTCTCTCAAATAAGGACTAAATACAATTAACGTCCATTCTCTGTATGAGTACCCATGGCCATACCCACATTAGGGGTGAAAATAACACAAGCAACACGACAACAAACATCAATCTTCTTTTGTGGTGTACGAGAAGACGCTAAAAGTCTCTTATGCTCAACTGCAACTTCACAACTAATCAAATTTGACAATTCTTAgcctttaaatattttttttgtaggcATATGAACTCTACCTTGCTATATCACTTTATTATTGGAAGGTCATGCCTCAAACGAGCAGGTGGAACATCAAGTCAAATCTAGGATGCTCCGGCAACAGATTCATTTGACTAaactttgaaagaaaatttaattattcctATGACGTCAACTAACCAAAATATATCAACCTCAGAAAATTCGAAAACCAGGCATGGCCATAGAATTTAAAAGCATGACCTATGAAGATAAcctgagagagaaaaaaagtgaTCCTATTACACTTAAATAGTTGCAGAAGGCACTCTAGCAACACAAGAGAAATATACATATGATCAAAACAATGTATCCCAAAAACTCACCAGTCCATGTAAACAAAAGTTGATGAATAATTGCCAGATTTGGTATAGAGCAAACGATGATGATAGTCATGAAAATCAGCACTGGAGATTTATGAAACAAATATTTCAGGAACAGATGAGAAAAAACCATTGAACAAAATAACCAAGCTCAACAAGACTATCTAGAGAAATTTTACAAACTCACCCCCCATACAAAGGTATAAAGTTTGAGAGGCTCCATGGGAAATGGTAACCACAATGTGCCTCAACAGTCTCCAATACTCTGAGCACCATCCACAACCAGAGAGTCATCAAATGGGGCCCAGTGATGGCAGGACCGACAATGGTAGCAAAGCCAAGGAACAGTATTTCAGCAGGGTGAGCATATTCAGATGTGAGCCCAAATGGTGTTGCATATCTGCATACAGATAAGAAAACACATACAAGTTCTTGCAAGAAAGACCAGGCAAATGATATTGCACAGATGTTAGCCCAGACAAAAGTACTTAATACACAGTCTTACTCATGATGGACACTGTGAACGTGTTTGTACAACCATTTCGTGTGTAGTATGCGATGTCCCcagtagaaaacaaaatcttcCAGGATGAAGTAGAATATTATCTGTGATAGAACCACTTTCCTGCAGAACCAAAAGTAGGATCAAGCTAAGTAACCTTTACAAAAGATGAAATTCATTCATGTGCGCAGAGGAATTGATAAAAATCTACAACCAAAATTATATCTAATTCTTTAATATCTAAATGAAAAAAGCTTTAGTGCATAAAGAACCTGAAAATACCAGGACGGCAGAGGAAGACTACTTTGCATCCCCATGTATTTGAAGACAGGATAGGAGAAAATCATGACAGGTAAATTCACACCAAAGTGATACAGCAGTAGCCGAGTAATGCATTTCTCCTGGGCTGCAGgactattattttttgtctgaatAGAAGTAGAAATTAGTaagagcattaaaaaaaaaaaaaagagaggtaCATTACCTATGCGAAGATCTCTAACATAAGCAGGTTAGCCATTTAACAAAGAAGCAAGCATCAAACAAGTTGTAACATgagtttaattgaaaaaaaaaagtgatacCTACACTATTTTTAGTGGCCTAAAGTCAGTGGTGCTGTCATCACATAAGCTAGCTAAAGAGTACCGTGacagttcaatttttttttaattgttttattaattattacaatgTCTTGCTTTCATATACTTGACAAACATAATAAGAAATGAGACACCACTAATTCGAacagcaaaaaagaaagaacaaaaccTGAATTTTGTACTTGCTCAGCCATCCTGCCCTCTCAAGATATATAAAAGGAAGTCCAGCTAAGAAAAAGATGCTTTCATGAAGAAAGAAACTTCCTAGACACGCCAGTTGAAAATCGCTGAAATGTGTGATGAGATACTGCGTCATAGACAAAGACAGAGTTGCaagaattataatataactcaAGACGATAAACAGTACTGAGAAATGGAGAAGAACATAATCACACTAAAGAAATTCGACGAAAATCAATCAATACCAAAAGTACCAAGCTGCTAAATCACACATAACCCTTTTTCTCATCTAAGAAgagtaaattataatttcaactAGCAATAAATTCTACACATGCAGCCATGCACACCGGCAATAACAAAAGGATTAACTAGAAATTCTTGATCTTCTTGTGATTGCTCAGTTCTCATGAATTGCCCAAACAACTATTTGCAATAAACAAAGATCTAACTAATGGTGATTCGATTTCACAAGTCACTAGTCTAATCAGCTCAATACCCAATACGCGAGTCATTGTAATCTAACCACTTAACCCCGCCATCAACATCAAGAATCAAACAAGTACTGAAACACGCATTCTAAAGTCACTGTCTTTCAATAAGCAAGAGcttgaaacaaaagaaaatcacagaaaccaatgaaaaaaattattattattattattattactatcattttataacaaataagCAATTAAACGCACAAACAGATCCACAAACACCAATGGGCagtgaaaaaggaaaaatcaaatcttgaGGGAAAAGATTGAATGAAAGAGCGACAAAACCAATACCCTCCAACCAGATTCAATGATCGAAGCCATGAAACTCGATCCCTGGCAGAGACAGCAAATGTGGCTGAGTAATTCAAATGCTTTTTTGTCAATGGAGAGTAAGAC
This window of the Citrus sinensis cultivar Valencia sweet orange chromosome 8, DVS_A1.0, whole genome shotgun sequence genome carries:
- the LOC102611328 gene encoding methylsterol monooxygenase 2-2, encoding MASIIESGWRYLITHFSDFQLACLGSFFLHESIFFLAGLPFIYLERAGWLSKYKIQTKNNSPAAQEKCITRLLLYHFGVNLPVMIFSYPVFKYMGMQSSLPLPSWKVVLSQIIFYFILEDFVFYWGHRILHTKWLYKHVHSVHHEYATPFGLTSEYAHPAEILFLGFATIVGPAITGPHLMTLWLWMVLRVLETVEAHCGYHFPWSLSNFIPLYGGADFHDYHHRLLYTKSGNYSSTFVYMDWIFGTDKGYRKLKALKSFGIEDDPKQM